One window from the genome of Mugil cephalus isolate CIBA_MC_2020 chromosome 23, CIBA_Mcephalus_1.1, whole genome shotgun sequence encodes:
- the LOC125000759 gene encoding uncharacterized protein LOC125000759: protein MAALWRAVGEALWGACAADSMSMPVHWFYDVQDIRRHLGGWVSNFTDPPKRHPSSILSLSNTAGSGRTGGTSRAKRPDVVGNVILHDKLDAWTSSNRSVHYHQGLQAGDNTLNVLCSLRAAQSLVAGGFRDVSCSDARAAVLSDYVQFLTSPGSHGDTYAESFHRSFFSDWQDSRPSSPREVLSFAEKRSRRHLSLSFPDGQLDAIGCLPMILPFVLLSASTNEEQAVQAAVEFVKLTHPHPKVPDYVSIYSRALHAVVGGASIRQQAEHALRTLDAWDVSRSFSLKAARFPRSSEDRLKVHQSAVCSLGMACYTKGALSSMFYLAHEFHDDLTGGILANTNCGGENCNRGAALGALLGAAASHRGGGVPQEWKDQLRDAQELVPDILKELS, encoded by the exons ATGGCGGCGCTGTGGCGGGCCGTGGGCGAGGCCTTATGGGGGGCGTGTGCGGCCGACTCCATGTCCATGCCGGTCCACTGGTTCTACGACGTCCAGGACATCCGGAGACACCTGGGGGGCTGGGTCTCAAACTTCACCGACCCCCCAAAGAGACACCCGTCCAGCATCCTGAGCCTCTCCAACACCG CTGGTAGCGGTCGGACCGGAGGGACGTCGCGCGCTAAGAGGCCTGATGTGGTCGGGAACGTGATCCTCCATGATAAGTTGGACGCCTGGACGTCCTCCAACAGATCGGTCCATTACCACCAAG GTCTTCAGGCCGGGGACAACACCCTGAATGTCCTCTGTTCCCTGCGGGCCGCCCAGTCTCTGGTTGCTGGAGGTTTCAGGGACGTCTCCTGCTCAGACGCCCGAGCTGCTGTCCTCTCAGACTACGTCCAGTTCCTGACGTCTCCTGGGTCTCACGGGGACACGTACGCCGAGTCCTTCCACCGCTCCTTCTTCTCAGACTGGCAGGACAGCAGGCCGTCCTCACCCCGAGAG GTCTTGAGTTTTGCAGAGAAACGCTCCAGACGCCACCTGAGCTTGTCTTTCCCCGATGGCCAGCTGGACGCCATCGGCTGTCTTCCCATGATCCTCCCCTTCGTCCTGCTGTCCGCCTCAACCAATGAGGAGCAAGCT GTCCAGGCGGCGGTGGAGTTCGTGAAGCTCACCCATCCTCACCCCAAAGTTCCTGACTACGTGTCCATCTACAGCCGGGCGCTGCACGCCGTTGTGGGCGGGGCCAGCATCCGCCAGCAGGCTGAGCACGCCCTTAGGACGTTGGACGCCTGGGACGTCTCCCGGAGCTTCAGCCTCAAGGCAGCCAG GTTCCCCAGGTCCTCCGAGGACAGGCTGAAGGTCCACCAGAGCGCCGTGTGCTCCCTGGGCATGGCATGCTACACTAAAG GAGCTCTGAGCAGCATGTTCTACCTGGCGCACGAGTTCCACGACGACCTGACGGGAGGAATCCTGGCCAACACCAACTGTGGAG GTGAGAACTGTAACCGTGGGGCGGCGCTGGGGGCCCTGCTGGGGGCCGCGGCGTCGCACCGAGGTGGTGGCGTCCCACAGGAGTGGAAGGACCAACTGAGAGACGCCCAGGAGCTGGTCCCTGACATCCTGAAGGAGCTGAGCTAA
- the setdb2 gene encoding histone-lysine N-methyltransferase SETDB2 yields the protein MELDPGDVDRAKAFWADEDVDQVFGRVLVYLDHLKRVLERSTASDKEYVQAMKLLEALDCSSSTSTTTTTTSSSSSPPPQEQDSSVVQVVIGSDAPLHTLHSTSSSSSSSSAAPINGPCCSAAPPADREELLPPLVPVQLQYQLHSCSKACLSGLPSMPQCSSLFWAQNPLKLPLLCGFKRLSAVPRGGAWDAEEEEQEEEQQEEQEEDWDVIYKAPCGQSLRNYDDVMQFLLATESYDVLQVDFFTFNPVVRLDPPQVGGPRSPEQDLSRGAEPTPVELIVGEDGLRPPDFRYRKDRWPHGCFLGREAEPFAVCCDCTDGCTDAARCRCVAMTTGPHYRHHRLQEAGPAGLVECGPWCDCDRSRCQNRLVQRGIRIRLQVFRTEDRGWGVRCRDDVDRGTFVCIYAGVVLQRVLTPTELPPPKLARVDLPSDDEVEVVTEWLAPPVLEGRSNLLETPPTLSPPTSPPLHVPVIQRPSDQAAAVGAEPAPPTGDQPQHGDQKVTVATEPRGVNGTQEGRGLKRAASWGEVCVVDASKEGNVSRFINHSCRPNLFLQDVYTDSHDPGYPVIAFFTSRALKAGSELTWDYASFSASSSHHQEVPCLCGSNGCRGRFTIEENLCDMCEVEGHNL from the exons ATGGAGCTGGATCCTGGAGATGTCG ACCGGGCTAAAGCGTTCTGGGCTGATGAGGACGTGGATCAGGTGTTCGGTCGAGTCCTGGTTTACCTGGACCACTTGAAGAGAGTCCTGGAGAGGAGCACGGCCTCAGACAAAg AATACGTCCAGGCCATGAAGCTGCTGGAGGCTCTggactgctcctcctccacctccaccaccaccaccaccacctcctcctcctcctccccccccccccaggagCAGGACTCCTCTGTGGTCCAGGTGGTGATTGGTTCAG ATGCGCCGCTGCACACACTCcacagcacctcctcctcctcctcctcctcctccgctgctccCATCAATGGACCATGCTGCTCAGCAGCACCTCCTgcagacagagaagagctgctgcctcctctgGTTCCCGTCCAGCTACAGTACCAGCTCCACTCCTGCTCCAAG gcCTGTCTGTCTGGATTACCCAGCATGCCTCAGTGCAGCTCTTTGTTCTGGGCTCAGAATCCACTCAAGCTACCGCTGCTCTGCGGCTTTAAGAGGCTGAGCGCTGTGCCAAGGGGCGGGGCCTGGGAtgccgaggaggaggagcaggaggaggagcagcaggaggagcaggaggaggactgggACGTCATCTACAAAGCACCGTGTGGACAGAGCCTCCGTAACTATGACGACGTGATGCAGTTCCTGTTGGCCACGGAGAGCTACGACGTTCTGCAG gtcgACTTCTTCACCTTTAACCCCGTGGTCCGGTTGGACCCCCCTCAGGTGGGGGGTCCTCGTAGTCCGGAGCAGGACCTGAGTCGAGGGGCGGAGCCTACGCCAGTTGAGTTGATCGTTGGGGAAGACGGGCTCCGCCCACCAGACTTCCGCTACAGGAAGGACCGCTGGCCGCACGGCTGCTTCCTGGGAAGGGAGGCGGAGCCTTTCGCTGTCTGCTGTGACTGCACCGACGGCTGCACGGACGCCGCGCGCTGCCGCTGTGTCGCCATGACAACAGGGCCGCACTACCGCCACCACAGGCTGCAGGAGGCGGGGCCAGCTGG GCTGGTGGAGTGTGGCCCCTGGTGTGATTGTGACCGGTCGCGGTGTCAGAACCGTCTGGTCCAGAGAGGAATCAGGATCCGGCTGCAGGTTTTTCGCACTGAGGACCGGGGCTGGGGGGTACGTTGTCGTGACGACGTGGACCGTGGGACATTCGTATGCATCTACGCAG GGGTCGTCCTCCAGAGGGTCCTGACTCCCACAGAGCTGCCCCCCCCAAAGCTGGCGAGGGTGGACCTCCCGTCGGATGACGAGGTGGAAGTCGTCACCGAGTGGCTGGCCCCGCCTGTACTGGAGGGGCGGAGCAACCTGCTGGAAACGCCCCCTACTCTGTCCCCGCCCACCTCGCCCCCCCTGCATGTCCCGGTGATCCAGAGACCGTCCGACCAGGCGGCGGCGGTCGGAGCAGAGCCAGCGCCCCCTACAG GTGACCAACCACAGCACGGCGACCAGAAGGTTACCGTGGCGACGGAGCCTCGTGGTGTGAACGGCACACAGGAGGGGCGGGGCCTGAAGCGGGCAGCGAGTTGGGGTGAAGTGTGCGTGGTGGACGCCAGCAAGGAGGGAAACGTGAGCCGCTTCATCAAC CACAGCTGCCGACCCAACCTGTTCCTCCAGGACGTCTACACAGACTCCCACGACCCCGGATACCCGGTCATCGCCTTCTTCACCAGcag GGCACTGAAGGCCGGTTCGGAGTTGACCTGGGATTACGCCTCTTTCTCCGCCTCCTCATCGCACCACCAGGAAGTACCCTGTCTCTGCGGTAGCAACGGTTGCCGGGGGCGGTTCACCATCGAGGAGAACCTGTGTGACATGTGTGAGGTCGAAGGTCACAACCTGTGA
- the creg1 gene encoding protein CREG1, whose amino-acid sequence MEAFIVKLQQSASCLHVQLLRFLKPRIVLQTPTPTMSAVPRPVCALILGLCLASLSAGLRIPPHDQVARVARFVAHQCDWASMATISSHRPVAGQPFSNVFSVSDGPPGSSSGVPFMYLTRMEISVQDLQVNPQASLSMSLAQTDYCRQEGFDPQSPLCAHIILSGSVLQVNGTEAQFAKKALFSRHPEMIDWPTDHNWFFAKFNITQVWVLDYFGGVKTVTPEEYFQAPPYRKHL is encoded by the exons ATggaggcttttattgtgaaactcCAGCAGTCCGCGTCTTGTTTACATGTGCAGCTCCTCCGGTTCCTCAAACCCAGGATCGTCCTCCAGACTCCGACGCCGACTATGAGCGCTGTCCCTCGGCCTGTGTGCGCGCTGATCCTCGGCCTCTGCCTGGCCTCGCTCTCCGCGGGGCTGCGGATCCCGCCTCACGACCAGGTGGCCCGGGTCGCCCGCTTCGTCGCGCACCAGTGCGACTGGGCCTCCATGGCGACCATCTCCAGCCACCGGCCGGTGGCGGGGCAGCCGTTCTCCAACGTGTTCTCGGTGAGCGACGGGCCCCCGGGCTCCAGCTCCGGGGTTCCCTTCATGTACCTGACCCGCATGGAGATCTCCGTGCAGGACCTGCAG GTGAACCCCCAGGcgtctctgtccatgtctctggCTCAGACCGACTACTGCAGACAGGAGGGCTTCGACCCGCAGAGTCCTCTCTGCGCCCACATCATCTTGTCTGGATCTGTGCTCCAG GTGAACGGCACCGAGGCCCAGTTTGCGAAGAAGGCTCTGTTCAGTCGACACCCGGAGATGATTGACTGGCCCACGGACCACAACTGGTTCTTCGCCAAGTTCAACATCACGCAG GTGTGGGTGTTGGATTATTTCGGGGGCGTGAAGACCGTGACCCCGGAGGAATATTTCCAGGCGCCGCCGTACAGGAAGCACCTCTGA
- the LOC125001151 gene encoding T-cell surface glycoprotein CD3 zeta chain-like isoform X2 — MELQTWICGLVVLASVVPPADALALYDPELCYILDGFLGLYGLIITGMFIKEKFFRGAVKPSEESLYSDLRGQDSGAYAPLVRDAEKGRNRKKDESTYAGLNPRPDGEYKELRYKTDRQRNKNNDQVYQGLSSATRDTYDALQMQPLPSR; from the exons ATGGAGCTCCAGACGTGGATCTGTGGACTCGTGGTCCTGGCCTCGGTCGTCCCTCCAGCAG ACGCCCTGGCGCTGTACGACCCCGAGCTGTGTTACATCCTGGACGGGTTCCTCGGCCTCTACGGCCTCATCATCACCGGCATGTTCATCAAGGAGAAG TTCTTCAGAGGAGCCGTTAAGCCGTCGGAGGAGAGCCTCTACAGC GATCTGAGAGGTCAGGACTCTGGAGCTTACGCTCCGCTGGTGAGAGACGCCGAGAAAGGAAGG AACCGGAAGAAGGATGAAAGCACGTATGCG GGCCTGAACCCGCGGCCGGACGGAGAATACAAGGAACTCCGCTACAAAACAGAC CGTCAGAGGAACAAGAACAACGACCAGGTCTATCAG GGTCTGAGCTCAGCCACCAGAGACACCTACGACGCCCTGCAGATGCAGCCGCTCCCCAGTCGCTAA
- the LOC125001151 gene encoding T-cell surface glycoprotein CD3 zeta chain-like isoform X1 yields MTKAQWSLAGRRFKMSRTSFLQKKKKSHKLNLSSKPHQHLCCFHQHRSADALALYDPELCYILDGFLGLYGLIITGMFIKEKFFRGAVKPSEESLYSDLRGQDSGAYAPLVRDAEKGRNRKKDESTYAGLNPRPDGEYKELRYKTDRQRNKNNDQVYQGLSSATRDTYDALQMQPLPSR; encoded by the exons ATGACCAAAGCTCAATGGAGTTTGGCGGGAAGACgttttaaaatgagcagaaccagttttttacagaaaaaaaaaaaatctcacaagTTAAATCTTAGTTCAAAACCCCATCAACATTTGTGCTGCTTTCATCAACACCGCTCTGCTG ACGCCCTGGCGCTGTACGACCCCGAGCTGTGTTACATCCTGGACGGGTTCCTCGGCCTCTACGGCCTCATCATCACCGGCATGTTCATCAAGGAGAAG TTCTTCAGAGGAGCCGTTAAGCCGTCGGAGGAGAGCCTCTACAGC GATCTGAGAGGTCAGGACTCTGGAGCTTACGCTCCGCTGGTGAGAGACGCCGAGAAAGGAAGG AACCGGAAGAAGGATGAAAGCACGTATGCG GGCCTGAACCCGCGGCCGGACGGAGAATACAAGGAACTCCGCTACAAAACAGAC CGTCAGAGGAACAAGAACAACGACCAGGTCTATCAG GGTCTGAGCTCAGCCACCAGAGACACCTACGACGCCCTGCAGATGCAGCCGCTCCCCAGTCGCTAA
- the dnajc27 gene encoding dnaJ homolog subfamily C member 27: METNAPKRRDNKKSLRVKVISLGNAEVGKSCIIKRYCEKRFVPKYLATIGIDYGVTKVQVRDREIKVNIFDMAGHPFFYEVRNEFYKDSQGVVLVYDVGLRESFDALDSWLGEMKQEMGSQANMDSIVFVVCANKVDLTKRRVVDEGEGRLWAESRGFHYFETSAQSGEGISEMFQAFFSSITDMCENGGKRPVSEVSVGFTKEQADTIRRIRSSKDSWDMLGVKPGATREEVNKAYRKLAVLLHPDKCVAPGSEDAFKAVVNARTSLLKNIK; encoded by the exons ATGGAAACGAATGCGCCGAAGAGACGAGACAACAAGAAGTCGCTGCGGGTGAAGGTGATCAGCCTCGGGAACGCCGAGGTGGGGAAG AGCTGCATCATCAAACGTTACTGCGAGAAGAGGTTCGTTCCCAAGTATCTGGCCACGATCGGCATCGACTATGGAGTCACCAA AGTCCAGGTTCGAGACCGAGAAATCAAAGTGAACATCTTCGACATGGCCGGCCATCCCTTCTTCTATGAG GTGCGTAACGAGTTCTACAAGGACAGCCAGGGGGTGGTGCTGGTCTACGACGTGGGCCTCAGGGAGAGCTTCGACGCCCTGGACAGCTGGCTGGGAGAGATGAAGCAGGAAATGGGCTCTCAAGCTAACATGGATAGCATCGTGTTCGTCGTATGTGCTAACAAG GTGGACCTGACGAAGCGGCGCGTGGTGGACGAGGGCGAGGGTCGTCTGTGGGCGGAGTCCCGGGGTTTCCACTACTTTGAGACGTCCGCTCAGAGCGGCGAGGGCATCAGCGAGATGTTTCAG gccttcttctcctccatcaccGACATGTGCGAAAATGGCGGAAAGCGTCCGGTGTCGGAGGTTAGCGTCGGCTTCACCAAAGAACAGGCCGACACCATCCGACGCATCCGCAGCAGCAAGGACTCATGGGATATGTTGGGCGTGAAGCCCGGCGCCACACG GGAGGAAGTGAACAAGGCGTACAGGAAGTTGGCCGTCCTGCTGCACCCGGACAAGTGTGTGGCTCCCGGCAGCGAGGACGCCTTCAAGGCGGTGGTCAACGCTCGGACGTCGCTGCTGAAGAACATTAAATAA